One genomic segment of Mycolicibacterium neworleansense includes these proteins:
- a CDS encoding cytochrome c biogenesis CcdA family protein: MTGIGLLGAFLGGLASLLSPCSALLLPSFFAYAFDRAQLLIRRTLVFWVGLCVVLVPLGAGVGLLGSAVTRYRGEVTVVGGLALIAFGLMTLLGKGFGMPFVQRTIGRINISGTVSVFVLGAVYGLAGFCAGPLLGAVLTMSAMGADPAYGALLMAVYALGMAAPLFLLAWLWDRFELSKRTWLRGRPVRLGPLETHTTSVLTGAAFIMLGGVFLFTDGTANLGGLLSVDAQYDLQVWLGRLSSSVGDPWLILGVVVALIVWRSIRLWRRRATGIGSATK; the protein is encoded by the coding sequence ATGACCGGTATCGGCCTGCTCGGAGCCTTCCTCGGCGGGCTGGCCTCGCTGCTCAGCCCCTGCTCAGCCCTGCTCCTGCCGTCGTTCTTCGCGTACGCCTTCGATCGGGCGCAGCTGTTGATTCGACGTACTCTCGTGTTCTGGGTGGGTCTCTGCGTGGTGCTGGTGCCCCTGGGCGCCGGTGTTGGCCTGCTGGGCAGCGCGGTTACGCGCTATCGCGGCGAAGTGACCGTCGTCGGTGGGCTGGCGCTGATCGCCTTCGGGTTGATGACATTGCTGGGCAAGGGATTCGGCATGCCATTCGTGCAGCGGACGATCGGGCGGATCAACATTTCCGGCACGGTCTCGGTGTTCGTGCTCGGAGCTGTTTACGGCCTGGCCGGATTCTGCGCGGGACCACTGCTGGGCGCGGTCCTGACCATGTCGGCGATGGGTGCCGACCCGGCCTACGGGGCACTGCTGATGGCCGTGTATGCGTTGGGGATGGCGGCGCCGTTGTTCCTGCTCGCGTGGTTGTGGGACCGCTTCGAGCTGTCGAAGCGGACCTGGCTTCGGGGCCGGCCGGTGCGTCTGGGCCCGCTGGAGACACACACCACCTCTGTGCTCACCGGGGCGGCGTTCATCATGCTCGGTGGGGTGTTCCTGTTCACCGACGGAACCGCGAATCTCGGCGGCCTGCTTTCCGTCGACGCACAGTACGACCTGCAAGTTTGGCTGGGTCGGCTGTCGTCGAGCGTCGGTGATCCGTGGCTGATCTTGGGCGTGGTGGTCGCACTCATCGTGTGGCGGTCAATTCGTTTGTGGCGGCGGCGGGCCACCGGGATCGGGAGCGCGACGAAATGA
- a CDS encoding DsbA family protein produces the protein MSGRRENVNKDLVFIGGLVVIAAALIAYLLIRPGDDAVSAAPTTGPSVTSLSDAEAAGGSLDGRRPPVERRQAGDPLALGATDAAVALVVFSDYRCPFCAKFSRDIEPELVKRYVDAGQLRIEWRDFPIFGPQSMSAARAGRAAAEQGKFWEFNRAVYAAAPERSKADLTDAALIEYAREAGVPDIGRFTAGLRGNTFDAAINADLARGTAIGVPSTPAFLINDVPMLGAQPTEEFVRAIDAALAAR, from the coding sequence GTGAGTGGACGGCGAGAGAATGTCAACAAGGACCTCGTCTTCATCGGAGGGCTTGTTGTCATTGCGGCTGCGCTGATCGCTTACCTGCTGATACGTCCGGGCGACGACGCGGTCTCCGCCGCGCCCACCACCGGCCCGTCGGTGACGTCCCTGTCCGACGCCGAAGCGGCCGGCGGCAGCCTCGACGGTCGCCGACCTCCGGTGGAGCGTCGTCAGGCGGGTGACCCCCTTGCGTTGGGCGCTACCGACGCGGCCGTGGCATTGGTGGTGTTCTCCGACTATCGATGCCCGTTCTGCGCCAAGTTCAGCCGTGACATCGAGCCCGAGCTGGTCAAGCGCTACGTCGATGCGGGCCAACTGCGCATCGAGTGGCGCGACTTCCCGATCTTCGGCCCGCAGTCGATGTCAGCCGCGCGTGCCGGTCGTGCGGCGGCCGAGCAGGGCAAGTTCTGGGAGTTCAACCGGGCCGTCTACGCCGCCGCGCCAGAGCGATCGAAGGCGGACCTGACAGACGCGGCCTTGATCGAGTACGCCAGGGAGGCAGGAGTTCCCGATATCGGCAGATTCACCGCCGGCCTGCGCGGAAACACCTTCGACGCTGCGATCAATGCCGATCTGGCCCGGGGCACGGCAATCGGCGTCCCCAGCACTCCGGCATTCCTGATCAACGACGTGCCGATGCTCGGGGCGCAGCCCACCGAAGAGTTCGTGCGCGCCATCGACGCGGCGCTGGCCGCTCGATGA
- a CDS encoding L,D-transpeptidase, with amino-acid sequence MLASNLRSYAVATYSVLAHRVTSAQEQMGDAGMPASSPQKRPAPILSALALIVISTVSASWWRPSAPSGPVAYTLATSNEKAQVSFTATSGAKLVDGGTYGVGTVIVANFDEPVADRGAAERQLSVKTVPPVDGSWYWMDNQRAHWRPQRYYSPGTEVVAAANSRSTDDSAGQSGSRVSFRVGESHVSIADDATKQIRVYRNDELVRTIPTSMGMGGSETVAGKTISFWTQPGVYTVMDKAGTVVMDSSTYGLPVASRLGYKLTVSNAVRLTNSGIYVHQLDSTIWAQGKTNTSHGCLNVNADNGRWFYEFSQPGDVFEVRNTGGDPLPVWQNGDWSVTWEQWLRGSALR; translated from the coding sequence ATGCTAGCCTCAAACCTACGTAGCTACGCCGTAGCTACGTATTCCGTTCTAGCACACCGCGTCACCAGCGCGCAGGAGCAGATGGGAGACGCCGGGATGCCAGCGAGTTCACCCCAAAAACGGCCGGCGCCGATCCTGTCGGCACTCGCCCTGATCGTCATTTCCACCGTCAGCGCGAGTTGGTGGCGCCCCAGCGCCCCCTCGGGCCCGGTCGCCTACACATTGGCCACGTCAAACGAGAAAGCTCAGGTCAGCTTCACCGCGACGTCGGGCGCCAAGCTGGTCGACGGCGGGACCTACGGTGTCGGCACCGTCATCGTGGCCAACTTCGACGAACCGGTGGCCGACCGCGGCGCCGCGGAGAGACAGCTGTCAGTCAAGACCGTTCCGCCCGTTGACGGCTCGTGGTATTGGATGGACAACCAGCGCGCCCACTGGCGACCGCAGCGCTACTACAGCCCGGGCACCGAGGTCGTCGCCGCCGCGAACAGCCGAAGTACGGATGACTCCGCAGGCCAAAGTGGCAGTCGAGTTTCTTTCCGGGTCGGAGAATCTCACGTATCCATCGCCGACGACGCCACCAAGCAGATCCGCGTTTACCGCAATGACGAGCTGGTCCGCACCATCCCGACCTCCATGGGCATGGGAGGATCCGAAACCGTTGCAGGTAAGACGATTTCGTTCTGGACCCAGCCCGGCGTCTATACGGTGATGGACAAAGCCGGCACCGTCGTCATGGACTCCTCCACCTACGGGCTTCCGGTCGCTTCACGGCTCGGATACAAGTTGACCGTCAGCAATGCGGTGCGGCTCACCAACAGCGGGATCTACGTCCACCAACTCGACAGCACGATCTGGGCGCAAGGCAAGACCAACACGTCGCACGGTTGCCTGAACGTCAACGCCGACAACGGGCGGTGGTTCTACGAATTCTCTCAACCCGGAGATGTCTTCGAAGTACGCAACACCGGGGGCGACCCATTGCCCGTTTGGCAGAACGGCGACTGGAGCGTCACGTGGGAACAGTGGCTCAGGGGCAGCGCCCTGCGGTGA
- a CDS encoding glyceraldehyde-3-phosphate dehydrogenase: MNSPELAHWNAQEALAEAMIPIIGTLHRAKGVTVLLHSRSLVNKSVISILRTHRFARQVGGDELSVEETFPFLQALADLDLGPSKIDLGLLVMAYRASDGQLSVPEFTAQALSDVTGDNKSEPQGPRDVVLYGFGRIGRLVARLLIEKAGSGNGLNLRAVVIRSNGHGDLAKRASLLRRDSVHGQFNGSIKVDTENNCLIANGNVIKFIHSDDPASVDYTEYGIDNAILIDNTGKWRDRDGLSKHLRPGIAKVLLTAPGKGDVPNIVHGVNHRTLDLEQQIFSCASCTTNAIVPPLKAMDDEYGVARCHVETVHSFTNDQNLLDNYHKADRRGRSAPFNLVLTETGAASAVAKAMPDLKAKISGSSIRVPTPDVSVAILNMQLNKPTTKEGVLEYLRQASLSGPLSRNLDYTAATDAVSSDFIGSRAASIIDANATIVDEDNVILYVWYDNEFGYSSQVVRTVQYLSGIEYPTYPRM; encoded by the coding sequence TTGAACTCGCCAGAACTCGCCCACTGGAATGCCCAAGAAGCACTCGCGGAGGCGATGATCCCGATCATCGGAACCCTGCACCGGGCGAAGGGCGTGACGGTTCTGCTGCACAGCCGGTCGCTGGTGAACAAGTCCGTCATCAGCATCTTGCGGACACACCGCTTTGCGCGGCAGGTGGGCGGCGACGAACTCTCGGTCGAAGAGACCTTCCCCTTCCTGCAGGCACTGGCCGACCTGGACCTGGGCCCGTCGAAGATCGACCTGGGCCTGCTGGTGATGGCCTACCGCGCCAGCGATGGCCAGCTGTCCGTCCCCGAGTTCACCGCGCAGGCGCTCAGCGACGTGACCGGCGACAACAAGAGCGAACCGCAGGGCCCGCGGGATGTGGTGCTCTACGGGTTCGGCCGCATCGGCCGGCTCGTCGCACGCCTGCTCATCGAGAAGGCCGGCTCGGGCAACGGCCTGAACCTGCGCGCCGTCGTGATCCGCAGCAACGGGCACGGGGACCTGGCCAAGCGGGCGTCGTTGCTGCGCCGCGACTCGGTCCACGGCCAGTTCAACGGCTCGATCAAGGTCGACACCGAGAACAACTGCCTCATCGCCAACGGCAACGTCATCAAGTTCATCCACAGCGATGACCCGGCCTCGGTCGACTACACCGAGTACGGCATCGACAACGCGATCCTGATCGACAACACCGGCAAGTGGCGTGACCGTGACGGTCTGTCCAAGCACCTGCGCCCCGGAATCGCGAAGGTTCTGCTGACCGCACCGGGCAAGGGCGACGTGCCCAACATCGTGCACGGGGTCAACCATCGCACCCTCGACCTCGAACAGCAGATCTTCTCGTGTGCATCGTGCACCACCAACGCGATCGTCCCGCCATTGAAGGCGATGGACGACGAGTACGGCGTCGCGCGCTGTCACGTCGAGACCGTGCACTCATTCACCAACGACCAGAACCTGTTGGACAACTACCACAAGGCCGACCGCCGGGGCCGGTCCGCGCCGTTCAACCTGGTCCTCACCGAGACCGGTGCGGCCTCCGCCGTCGCCAAGGCGATGCCGGACCTGAAGGCCAAGATCAGCGGCAGTTCGATTCGCGTCCCCACCCCGGATGTCTCGGTGGCGATCCTGAACATGCAGCTGAACAAGCCGACCACCAAGGAGGGCGTCCTGGAGTACCTGCGCCAGGCGTCCTTGTCAGGACCGTTGAGCCGCAACCTCGACTACACCGCCGCGACCGACGCCGTGTCCAGCGACTTCATCGGCTCACGCGCGGCGAGCATCATCGACGCCAACGCGACGATCGTCGACGAGGACAACGTGATCCTCTACGTCTGGTACGACAACGAATTCGGCTACTCGTCTCAGGTGGTGCGCACCGTGCAGTACCTGTCGGGAATCGAGTACCCGACGTACCCGCGGATGTGA